The window CCGACTCGCTCGCGGCCGACCTGGACGCCGAGTGCTCGGCCTGCCTGATGGGCTCGCGGCGGCTCACCGAGCTGTTCACCCGGTACGGCCGGGCGACCGTCGAGGCCTGCTTCGACGCGATCGTCGACAAGACCACCGAGACGTACCGGCGGGAGATCCTCGCCAAGATCCCGGATGGCGAGTACGTGTGGGAGGACTACGCCGAGCACGACGGCGTGGAGGCACCGCGGCCGCACGCGCAGCGGATCACGCTGACCAAGACCCCCGATAAGCTGGTGCTCGACTTCACCGGCACCTCGCCGCAGGCCAAAGGACCGATCAACCACTGTGGCGACTATGCCGACGGCAACTTCCTGAAGAAGTGGCTGGCCCCGATCCTGCGCAACCTGGCCGACACCCCCGAGCGGATGGCCGAGCTGGACGTCAACGAGGGCATCGTGCCGCTCATCGAGATGCGGTTCCCCCCGCCCGGGACGCTGCTCACCCCGGTCTTCCCGGCCCCGACCAACGCCCGCACCTTCGTCATCCTGCGGCTGCTCGGCGTGCTGGCCGGGGTGCTCGCCAAGGCGGTCGACGGCCGGATGCCCGCGGACCAGGAGACGATCCGCTACATCGGCGTGTACGGCGAGGACCTGGACGGGCAGCCGTGCCTCATGCGCGAGGTGCTCGGCGGCGGCTCCGGCGGCCGGTACTACGCCGACGGCGAGGGACACCATTCACGTCGTTCCGGACTCGCGGAACCTGCCGACCGAGTTCACCGAGTCGCGCTTCCCGTTCATCGTCGAGCGGCTCGGGCTGGCGGTGGACTCCGGCGGCGCCGGCCAGCTCCGGGGGTGGCCTCGGCTACGAGAAGCACATCAGGATGCTCAAGGACGCCCACTTCATGTCGATCGCGGACCGCTCGATCCTCGCTTGCTGGGGGGTCAAAGGCGGCAAGGCCGGCCGGCCGTTCCAGGTCACCGTCGACCCGGGCGGCCGGAACGAGCGTGAGGTGGACGCCCTGGCCGACGACGAGCCGGTGCGCGCGGGCGAGGTGAGCCGGATCCGTACCACCGGGGGTGGCGGCTGGGGTGACCCGCTCGAGCGGGACGTCGACCTCGTGGTCCGGGACGTGCGGTGGGGCAAGGTGTCGGTGGACGGCGCGCGCGACGACTACGGGGTCGTCGTGACAGGCCCATGGGATGCGCCCGGCGCGGACACGGCGGCCACCGCCGGGCTGCGCGACCGGCTGCGGGCGGAACGCCCGGCCGCCGGGCCGCAGCCGTTCTTCGACCGGGGTCCCGGCTACGCCACGCTGTCCGGCGGCCTCGCGGCCGCCGAGGTCGACTGGTTGTGAGCGTGGACGGGCGCCCGGTCCTCGTCGTCGGCGCCGCCGGCAAGACCGGGCGGGCGGTGCCCGTGCCCTCGTCGCCCACGGGGCCGCCGTGCGCGCCGCGGTCCGCGGCCCAGCGCCGCACGGCGTCGACCTCGAGACGGGCCGCGGCCTTGACGAGGCGCTGGACGGCGTCCGCGCGGTCTACCACCTGGCGCCGAACATGCACCCCGACGAGGTCGGAATCGCGCGCCGGGTCGTGGCCGCGGCCGGCCGGGCCGGGGTCGAGCGGCTGGTCTTCCCCTCGGTGCTGCACCCGCACGACTCGGCGATGCCGCACCACCTGCGCAAGGCCGACGCCGAGGAGGTGGTCCGGGCCGGCGACCCGTCCTGGACCGTGCTGCAGCCGGCCGCCTACCAGCAGAACCTGCTCGCCGCCGCACTCGCCGGGCGGCTCGAGGTGCCGCACTCGCTCGACGCGCCCTTCACCAACGTCGACCTCGGCGACGACGCGGAGGTGGCGGCCCGGGTGCTCACCGAGCCGGGTCACGAGCGGGCGACCTACGAGCTGGCTGGTCCGGAGCTGACGACGGTGCGCGGGCTCGCCGCCGCGGCGTCCGAGGTGCTCGGCCGGGCGGTCGTCGCCGTCGAGAGCGACCGGGCCAGCTGGGCGACGGGCCCGGGAGCGGCCCTGCCGGCCCAGGCCAGGGCGGACCTGCTGGCCATGTTCACGGCGTACGACGTCCGAGGGCTCGCCGGGAACCCGCGGGTCCTCACTATGGTCCTCGGTCGGACGCCCAGCCGGTGGCGCGACGTGCTGCGGCGCGGGTGGTGAGCCAGACTGGCCCGGTGGGCGAGCAGCGCGTGCTGGCGGCACTCGATGGCGCCGGGCTGACCTACCGGGTGATCCGCCACGGCCCGGTGCGCAGTCTCGCCGAGGCGGCGGTGGCCCGCGGCGTCGTGCCGGTCGACGTGATCAAGACCCTCGTCGTGCGCCGCGGCGAGGACGACTTCCTGCTCCTGCTCGTGCCCGGCGACCGGACCATCTCCTGGCCCAAGCTGCGCTCCCTGCTCGGTGTGAGCCGGCTGTCGATGCCCGACGCGGTCGCGGCGCGGGACGCGACCGGCTACGAGCGGGGCA of the Actinomycetes bacterium genome contains:
- a CDS encoding NmrA family NAD(P)-binding protein, with the translated sequence MRAAVRGPAPHGVDLETGRGLDEALDGVRAVYHLAPNMHPDEVGIARRVVAAAGRAGVERLVFPSVLHPHDSAMPHHLRKADAEEVVRAGDPSWTVLQPAAYQQNLLAAALAGRLEVPHSLDAPFTNVDLGDDAEVAARVLTEPGHERATYELAGPELTTVRGLAAAASEVLGRAVVAVESDRASWATGPGAALPAQARADLLAMFTAYDVRGLAGNPRVLTMVLGRTPSRWRDVLRRGW
- a CDS encoding hydantoinase B/oxoprolinase family protein is translated as MSIADRSILACWGVKGGKAGRPFQVTVDPGGRNEREVDALADDEPVRAGEVSRIRTTGGGGWGDPLERDVDLVVRDVRWGKVSVDGARDDYGVVVTGPWDAPGADTAATAGLRDRLRAERPAAGPQPFFDRGPGYATLSGGLAAAEVDWL
- a CDS encoding YbaK/EbsC family protein; this encodes MGEQRVLAALDGAGLTYRVIRHGPVRSLAEAAVARGVVPVDVIKTLVVRRGEDDFLLLLVPGDRTISWPKLRSLLGVSRLSMPDAVAARDATGYERGTMTPFGSLRAWPVVADERLRGREITLGGGAHGVAVALDADAAITALAAAVADVTDPE